The proteins below are encoded in one region of Tessaracoccus aquimaris:
- a CDS encoding SH3 domain-containing protein, with product MAGARRAAQGDENAEASVAELGTVTSARRGVGSRPGITRGRAVRFAMAPLAILSVVGLAAGLMFVPPTTADETDPGSAATAPLGVSRDLARPALTPTQSPTPTPTPTVTPSSVPSATVTPSPTASASPTASATPTPTASPTAKAAPAKSPSPSVDYTSLGDSAGSRYATDSVNVRTGPGKDFDSRTTLSEGDKVTITEREVDGWRQVVVSKKSGWVKESFLTSKQPAPTPTATKSSSSSDGGSDSGSDGGVSSGASCPKAGSLESHLTSRTAKVLRAVCAKFDGVSSYGGYRPGAGSYHGSGRAIDIMVSGDYGWQIAKWARANASELGVIEVIYQQKIWTTQRSGDGWRSMSDRGSATANHYDHVHLSVG from the coding sequence ATGGCTGGAGCGCGACGCGCAGCTCAGGGCGACGAGAACGCGGAGGCGTCCGTCGCCGAGTTGGGCACCGTCACATCCGCCCGCCGCGGGGTCGGTTCCCGTCCAGGCATCACGCGCGGCAGGGCCGTGCGGTTCGCCATGGCACCCCTGGCCATCCTCTCGGTCGTCGGCCTCGCCGCCGGCCTGATGTTCGTCCCGCCGACCACGGCAGACGAGACCGATCCCGGTTCCGCGGCCACCGCGCCGCTCGGCGTCTCCCGTGACCTCGCCCGCCCCGCCCTGACGCCGACGCAGTCGCCCACCCCAACGCCCACGCCGACGGTGACGCCGTCGAGCGTCCCGAGCGCGACCGTCACCCCGAGCCCCACGGCGTCCGCGAGCCCGACCGCGTCAGCGACCCCCACGCCCACCGCCTCGCCGACCGCGAAGGCCGCGCCCGCCAAGTCACCCTCGCCGAGCGTCGACTACACCTCCCTCGGCGACTCGGCAGGCTCCCGTTACGCCACCGACAGCGTCAACGTCCGCACCGGCCCCGGCAAGGACTTCGACTCGCGCACCACGCTCTCGGAGGGCGACAAGGTCACCATCACCGAGCGTGAGGTCGACGGATGGCGCCAGGTCGTCGTCTCAAAGAAGTCGGGCTGGGTCAAGGAGAGCTTCCTCACCTCGAAGCAGCCCGCGCCGACCCCCACGGCGACCAAGTCCTCGTCCTCCTCGGACGGCGGATCAGACTCCGGCTCCGACGGCGGCGTCTCCTCCGGCGCCTCGTGCCCCAAGGCAGGCAGCCTCGAGTCGCACCTGACCTCGCGCACCGCCAAGGTGCTGCGCGCCGTGTGCGCCAAGTTCGACGGCGTCAGCAGCTACGGCGGCTACCGCCCCGGTGCGGGCTCCTACCACGGCTCCGGCCGCGCCATCGACATCATGGTCTCCGGCGACTACGGCTGGCAGATCGCCAAGTGGGCCCGTGCCAACGCGTCCGAGCTTGGCGTCATCGAGGTCATCTACCAGCAGAAGATCTGGACGACGCAGCGCTCCGGCGATGGCTGGCGGTCGATGTCGGATCGCGGCAGCGCGACCGCCAACCACTACGACCACGTGCACCTCAGCGTCGGCTGA
- a CDS encoding N-acetylmannosamine-6-phosphate 2-epimerase → MSELLEAVKGRLIVSCQAYPGEPMLDPRTMAQVAQAAVQGGAAAIRAKGLADLEAINAAVDVPVIGLVKVGASEVYITPTLEDAMEVAATGCQIVALDGTRRERPDSRTLAETIAGLKAAYPAVLVMADCGSVGDAEAAVAAGADILGTTLAGYSGERPKTEGPDWEVVDQLVALASLPVFVEGRVHAPEQAAEAIRRGAWAVVVGTAITHPSTITGWFATAVESAS, encoded by the coding sequence ATGAGTGAACTGTTGGAAGCGGTCAAGGGACGCCTGATCGTCTCCTGCCAGGCGTACCCGGGAGAGCCCATGCTCGACCCCCGAACCATGGCCCAGGTCGCCCAGGCGGCCGTCCAGGGCGGCGCGGCGGCCATCCGCGCGAAGGGCCTGGCGGACCTGGAGGCGATCAACGCCGCCGTCGACGTGCCCGTCATCGGGCTGGTCAAGGTCGGCGCCTCGGAGGTCTACATCACCCCGACCCTCGAGGACGCCATGGAGGTGGCCGCCACCGGATGCCAGATCGTGGCCCTTGACGGCACCCGCCGCGAGCGGCCCGACTCTCGCACGCTCGCCGAGACCATCGCGGGCCTCAAGGCCGCGTATCCGGCGGTGCTGGTGATGGCCGACTGCGGCTCGGTCGGCGACGCGGAGGCCGCCGTGGCTGCAGGCGCCGACATCCTCGGCACCACGCTCGCCGGGTACTCCGGTGAGCGGCCCAAGACGGAGGGGCCCGACTGGGAGGTCGTCGATCAGTTGGTCGCGCTCGCGTCGCTACCCGTGTTCGTGGAGGGGCGCGTGCACGCCCCCGAGCAGGCGGCCGAGGCGATCCGGCGCGGCGCATGGGCCGTGGTCGTCGGCACCGCGATCACGCACCCGAGCACCATCACGGGATGGTTCGCCACGGCGGTCGAGTCGGCCTCCTGA
- a CDS encoding cytochrome b5 domain-containing protein → MFDSAFGLPLHPLLVHLPVVLLPLAAVLILGLVVRPSWRPRYGIAALGVLVLGAGGAVLAKLSGDALAARVGIPATHENWGTTLMIVSLVYLALGGGWLLWTRRAEVATGAQNLAGVVVAALSVAVVVLTVLTGHSGATAVWGGSATPTSSASSPAPTSGAGSPSASPTGSGSPSASASASASQAGYSLAQVAEHATPADCWAAIEGNVYDLTSWIDQHPGGADRIIALCGTDATTAFERQHAGQPKPSEELAKHLLGPLLG, encoded by the coding sequence ATGTTTGATTCGGCCTTCGGGCTGCCCCTGCACCCGCTGCTTGTGCACCTACCCGTGGTGCTGCTCCCCTTGGCCGCTGTGCTGATCCTCGGCCTCGTGGTGCGGCCCTCCTGGCGTCCCCGCTATGGCATTGCCGCTCTGGGCGTGCTGGTGCTCGGCGCGGGCGGCGCCGTCCTCGCGAAACTCTCGGGTGACGCCCTCGCGGCGCGCGTCGGCATCCCGGCGACGCACGAGAACTGGGGCACGACCCTGATGATCGTCTCGCTCGTCTACCTGGCGCTCGGCGGAGGCTGGCTGCTGTGGACGCGGCGTGCGGAGGTCGCCACGGGCGCCCAGAACCTGGCTGGCGTCGTCGTGGCGGCGCTGTCGGTCGCCGTGGTCGTGCTGACCGTCCTGACCGGGCATTCGGGCGCGACCGCCGTCTGGGGCGGCTCGGCCACCCCCACGTCGTCGGCGTCATCGCCCGCGCCGACGTCGGGGGCGGGGTCGCCGTCAGCGTCGCCGACCGGATCGGGTTCACCGTCAGCTTCGGCGTCGGCTTCGGCGTCGCAGGCCGGCTACTCGCTGGCCCAGGTCGCCGAGCACGCCACGCCGGCCGACTGCTGGGCCGCGATCGAGGGCAACGTCTACGACCTCACCTCATGGATCGACCAACACCCGGGCGGCGCCGACCGGATCATCGCGCTGTGTGGCACCGACGCGACGACCGCGTTCGAGCGCCAGCACGCCGGGCAGCCGAAGCCGAGCGAGGAACTGGCCAAGCACCTGCTCGGGCCGCTGCTCGGCTGA
- a CDS encoding ABC transporter permease encodes MSNLLRLLGRRLIALPIMVLGVTLLVFVVMSFSSADPARLALGESASADALQAYRDAHGLSDPMFVRYGRYLAGLVQGDLGESFTGVPISQLVAKNFPVTLQITLVGLLMGVALALVLGVVAALYRDKWPDQVIRIFSIASLATPSFWLALLLIQAFGNVPGGTYTFPAVVTEWVKFSADPGAWATQIFLPAFACAIPLSGSLTRVVRTSMVEELDRDYVRTAIGAGVPRTEVVARNVLRNALITPLTVLGLRIGYMMGGAVVIEMIFNIQGMGQLIFQGITRNDINIVQGVTITVAIAFIVINMVVDLLYVLVNPRIRSI; translated from the coding sequence GTGTCAAACCTCCTCCGCCTCCTCGGACGACGCCTCATCGCGTTGCCGATCATGGTGCTGGGTGTCACGCTGCTGGTGTTCGTCGTGATGTCGTTCTCCAGTGCCGACCCGGCCCGACTCGCCCTCGGCGAGAGCGCCTCGGCCGACGCCCTCCAGGCCTACCGCGATGCGCACGGCCTGTCCGACCCGATGTTCGTGCGCTACGGCCGTTACCTCGCGGGCCTCGTCCAGGGCGACCTCGGCGAGTCCTTCACCGGGGTGCCGATCTCTCAGTTGGTCGCCAAGAACTTCCCCGTCACCCTCCAGATCACGCTCGTCGGTCTGCTGATGGGCGTCGCCCTCGCGCTCGTGCTCGGCGTCGTCGCCGCGCTCTACCGAGACAAGTGGCCCGACCAGGTCATCCGGATCTTCTCCATCGCGAGCCTCGCGACGCCGTCGTTCTGGCTTGCGCTGCTGCTGATCCAGGCGTTCGGCAACGTCCCGGGCGGCACCTACACCTTTCCCGCGGTCGTCACAGAATGGGTCAAGTTCAGCGCCGACCCGGGAGCGTGGGCGACGCAGATCTTCCTCCCCGCGTTCGCCTGCGCCATCCCACTCAGCGGCTCGCTGACCCGCGTGGTTCGGACCTCGATGGTCGAGGAACTGGACCGCGACTACGTCCGCACCGCGATCGGCGCCGGCGTGCCGCGCACGGAGGTCGTCGCACGGAACGTGCTGCGCAACGCGCTCATCACGCCGCTGACGGTGCTCGGCCTGCGCATCGGCTACATGATGGGCGGCGCCGTCGTGATCGAGATGATCTTCAACATCCAGGGCATGGGCCAGTTGATCTTCCAGGGCATCACCCGCAACGACATCAACATTGTGCAGGGCGTCACCATCACGGTCGCCATCGCCTTCATCGTCATCAACATGGTCGTCGACCTCCTGTACGTGCTCGTCAACCCGCGAATCAGGAGCATCTGA
- a CDS encoding ATP-binding cassette domain-containing protein, protein MSRTAVIELDDVHVVHKARTGTLFRRDRVHAVNGVSLSVGKGETLGLVGESGCGKSTLARVMVGLQPVTSGRVLHQGVETKLNAAGRRRLGRSVSVVFQDPATALNPRMLVRDTLLDPFAVHGIGTRDEREARVEELLDLVGLPRSALDVLPRQISGGQRQRVAIARALTLNPDVIIADEPTSALDVSVRAQVLNLLMDLKEQLGLGLVFISHDINTVRFISDRMAVMLAGKIVETGPAEKVFTAPQHDYTRTLLSAVPSLL, encoded by the coding sequence ATGAGCAGGACCGCCGTGATCGAACTCGACGACGTCCACGTCGTCCACAAGGCCCGCACGGGAACGCTGTTCAGGCGCGACCGCGTGCACGCCGTCAACGGCGTCAGCCTCTCCGTCGGCAAGGGCGAGACGCTCGGCCTCGTCGGTGAGTCGGGCTGCGGCAAGTCGACCCTCGCCCGCGTCATGGTCGGCCTCCAGCCGGTGACGAGCGGACGGGTGCTGCACCAGGGCGTCGAGACAAAGCTCAACGCCGCCGGACGTCGCCGCCTCGGACGGTCGGTCTCCGTGGTCTTTCAGGACCCGGCGACCGCGCTCAACCCGCGGATGCTGGTGCGTGACACCCTGCTCGACCCGTTCGCGGTGCACGGCATCGGCACTCGCGACGAGCGTGAGGCGCGCGTCGAGGAACTGCTCGACCTCGTCGGGCTACCCCGCTCCGCGCTCGACGTGTTGCCGCGGCAGATCTCCGGGGGACAGCGCCAACGCGTCGCGATCGCGCGTGCCCTGACGCTCAACCCAGACGTGATCATCGCCGACGAGCCGACCTCCGCGCTCGACGTGTCCGTGCGCGCCCAGGTGCTCAACCTCCTGATGGACCTCAAGGAGCAGTTGGGCCTCGGGCTCGTGTTCATCAGCCACGACATCAACACCGTCCGGTTCATCTCCGACCGGATGGCCGTGATGCTCGCTGGAAAGATCGTCGAGACCGGCCCAGCGGAGAAGGTCTTCACCGCCCCCCAGCACGACTACACGCGCACGCTGCTGAGCGCCGTGCCATCCCTTCTGTAG
- a CDS encoding ABC transporter substrate-binding protein produces the protein MMNPTPVPRRDLFRYAGAFGAAAAFTATLSACGKQAPISTPPATAGSGSPAASAAPGGADGTITAAISYELGTNGYDPMTTTAALTQAVNWHTLEGLTELNPASREVYAALAADLPKQVDDTTYEVTLRDKAVFHDGSPVTTDDVAFSFARVLDPANKSLFASFIPFLESVTKKDDTTVTVKLKYAFSLVAERLSVVKIVPKAAVEKDAKAFDLNPVGSGPWKMTDNGASSQQVVFERNDAYNGPHPAKAKSMTWQIIPDDSTRTNALSSDTVQAIDSVPAANLATLSQTKSVAAEQGFGLLFAMFNCGLAPMDDVRNRQAVMYALDYEKICKVGMSDLATPATSFVQKEHPSYNAAKVQYPGGADKAKALLAETGLKKIRVLASDHGWFASVRPMIKESLEAVGLTVDYQEKKSSDVYATIDSDPNAFDVVIAPGDPSVFGDDADLLLRWWYTGDTWTDSRMHWKGQESYTKVQGLLDTASKSTGDEQKKSWFEIYDVVSEAVPMYPIFHRKAPTAFDSKTLQGFKPIAVTGLSFVDVASSK, from the coding sequence GCAGCCCCGCCGCATCGGCAGCCCCAGGGGGCGCCGACGGCACCATCACCGCCGCGATCTCCTACGAGCTCGGCACCAACGGCTACGACCCGATGACCACGACCGCCGCCCTCACGCAGGCCGTCAACTGGCACACCCTCGAGGGCCTCACCGAGCTGAACCCCGCCTCGCGCGAGGTCTACGCCGCGCTCGCCGCCGACCTCCCCAAGCAGGTCGACGACACTACCTACGAGGTGACGCTGCGCGACAAGGCCGTGTTCCACGACGGCTCGCCCGTCACCACCGATGACGTCGCCTTCTCGTTCGCGCGGGTCCTCGACCCGGCCAACAAGAGCCTGTTCGCCTCCTTCATCCCGTTCCTGGAATCGGTCACCAAGAAGGACGACACGACGGTCACCGTCAAGCTGAAGTACGCCTTCTCGCTGGTCGCCGAGCGCCTCTCCGTTGTCAAGATCGTCCCGAAGGCCGCCGTCGAGAAGGACGCGAAGGCCTTCGACCTGAACCCCGTCGGCAGCGGCCCCTGGAAGATGACCGACAACGGCGCAAGCTCGCAGCAGGTGGTCTTCGAGCGCAACGACGCCTACAACGGCCCGCATCCGGCCAAGGCGAAGTCGATGACCTGGCAGATCATCCCCGACGACTCGACCAGGACCAACGCGCTCAGCTCCGACACGGTGCAGGCCATCGACTCGGTCCCCGCCGCCAACCTGGCGACCCTGTCCCAGACCAAGTCGGTCGCCGCTGAGCAGGGCTTCGGGCTGCTGTTCGCCATGTTCAACTGCGGCCTCGCGCCGATGGACGACGTGCGCAACCGCCAGGCGGTCATGTACGCCCTCGACTACGAGAAGATCTGCAAGGTCGGCATGTCCGACCTCGCGACCCCCGCGACGAGCTTCGTCCAGAAGGAGCACCCATCCTACAACGCCGCGAAGGTCCAGTACCCGGGCGGCGCGGACAAGGCGAAGGCGCTGCTCGCCGAGACGGGTCTGAAGAAGATCCGCGTGCTCGCCTCCGACCACGGCTGGTTCGCCAGCGTCCGCCCGATGATCAAGGAGTCGCTCGAGGCCGTCGGCCTGACGGTCGACTACCAGGAGAAGAAGTCCTCGGACGTGTACGCGACCATCGACTCCGACCCGAACGCCTTCGACGTGGTCATCGCCCCCGGTGACCCGTCGGTGTTCGGCGACGACGCCGACCTGCTGCTTCGCTGGTGGTACACCGGCGACACCTGGACCGACTCGCGCATGCACTGGAAGGGCCAGGAGTCCTACACCAAGGTGCAGGGACTGCTCGACACCGCCTCCAAGTCGACGGGCGACGAGCAGAAGAAGTCCTGGTTCGAGATCTACGACGTGGTCAGCGAGGCCGTGCCGATGTACCCGATCTTCCACCGCAAGGCCCCGACGGCGTTCGACTCGAAGACACTCCAGGGCTTCAAGCCGATCGCGGTGACCGGGCTCTCGTTCGTCGACGTGGCCTCGTCCAAGTAG
- a CDS encoding dipeptide/oligopeptide/nickel ABC transporter permease/ATP-binding protein, which yields MLSSESRKKLSQAGLRFQGIRSLPIGSKIAVGVLVLMALVAICADFVAPYSPNAAGLVPPDMVVQQEVNIEGIGTQLLPDNAIAPNSMFWFGTDDTGRDTFSRVIYGARVSLIVGLAATALALVVAAILGSIAATANKVVSEVLMRVLDVIMSFPGIALAAVMVTALSSRLPILPVVIISIAFLYVPQLTRVVRANVLAQFGEDYVSASKVMGASTPWILIRHVARNCLAPIMVFATVLVADAIVFEASLSFIGTGITSVNTPTWGNMLSEGKALLLSGHWWATFFPGLFILITTLSLNVLSEGLTDSLASPKIKARVNVQADEEAEAGAAAGIAASYETQTASLNSRLTALEVAELAREDRLVLPHPDAEPLLKVENLSISFPEAHGTVKIVDNVSFSVRPGATMGLVGESGCGKSITAMAIMGLLPPTARFEGSITFAGRELLGMGEKERNALRGHEMSMIYQDALSSLNPSMLVRAQMRQLTKRGGQRSAEELLELVGLDPARTLKSYPHELSGGQRQRVLIAMALTRNPRLVIADEPTTALDVTVQAQVVDLLNDLREKLGFSMVFVSHDLALVAKVAHRITVMYAGQVVEQATTSELLTNPVHEYTRGLLGAVLSIEEGKGRLHQVPGVVPSPREFVPGDRFAPRSSHPGIGRTEKPTLRPVDGVDHVYARTDELVAALAKENDR from the coding sequence ATGTTGTCCTCCGAATCCCGCAAGAAGCTCTCGCAGGCCGGGCTGCGGTTCCAGGGCATCCGCAGCCTGCCGATCGGTTCAAAGATCGCCGTCGGGGTGCTGGTGCTGATGGCCCTCGTGGCGATCTGCGCCGACTTCGTCGCCCCCTACTCGCCCAACGCGGCAGGCCTCGTGCCGCCCGACATGGTCGTGCAGCAGGAGGTCAACATCGAGGGCATCGGGACCCAACTGCTCCCCGACAACGCCATCGCCCCCAACTCGATGTTCTGGTTCGGCACCGACGACACCGGCCGCGACACGTTCTCCAGGGTCATCTACGGCGCGCGGGTCTCGCTGATCGTCGGCCTCGCCGCCACGGCGCTCGCGCTCGTGGTCGCCGCGATCCTCGGCTCGATCGCGGCGACCGCCAACAAGGTCGTCTCCGAGGTCCTGATGCGCGTCCTCGACGTCATCATGAGCTTCCCCGGCATCGCGCTGGCCGCCGTCATGGTGACGGCGCTGTCGTCGCGGCTCCCGATTCTGCCGGTGGTGATCATCTCCATCGCCTTCCTGTATGTGCCGCAGTTGACCCGCGTGGTGCGCGCCAACGTGCTCGCGCAGTTCGGCGAGGACTACGTCTCCGCGTCGAAGGTGATGGGGGCCAGCACCCCGTGGATCCTGATCCGGCACGTGGCCCGCAACTGCCTCGCGCCGATCATGGTGTTCGCTACGGTGCTCGTCGCCGACGCGATCGTGTTCGAGGCGTCGCTGTCCTTCATCGGGACGGGCATCACGTCGGTGAACACCCCCACCTGGGGCAACATGCTGAGCGAGGGCAAGGCCCTGCTGCTCTCGGGGCACTGGTGGGCCACCTTCTTCCCGGGCCTGTTTATCCTCATCACGACGCTGAGCCTCAACGTCCTCTCGGAGGGGCTCACGGACTCGCTCGCCTCGCCGAAGATCAAGGCGCGCGTCAACGTCCAGGCCGACGAGGAGGCCGAGGCCGGCGCGGCGGCGGGCATCGCCGCCTCCTACGAGACGCAGACCGCCTCCCTCAACTCGCGCCTCACCGCCCTTGAGGTCGCCGAGTTGGCCCGCGAGGACCGCCTGGTGCTCCCGCACCCGGACGCCGAGCCGCTCCTCAAGGTCGAGAACCTGTCGATCTCCTTCCCGGAGGCGCACGGCACCGTCAAGATCGTCGACAACGTGTCCTTCTCGGTGCGCCCCGGCGCGACCATGGGGCTGGTCGGCGAGTCGGGCTGCGGCAAGTCGATCACCGCGATGGCGATCATGGGGCTGCTTCCCCCGACCGCCCGCTTCGAGGGGTCGATCACGTTCGCGGGCCGCGAGCTTCTCGGCATGGGCGAGAAGGAACGCAACGCCCTCCGGGGGCACGAGATGAGCATGATCTACCAGGACGCGCTCAGCTCCCTCAACCCGTCAATGCTGGTCCGCGCCCAGATGAGGCAACTCACCAAGCGCGGCGGCCAGCGCTCCGCTGAGGAACTGCTCGAACTCGTCGGCCTCGACCCGGCGCGCACCCTGAAGTCGTACCCGCACGAACTCTCCGGCGGGCAGCGGCAGCGCGTGCTGATCGCCATGGCGCTGACCCGCAACCCGCGCCTCGTGATCGCCGACGAGCCGACCACGGCCCTCGACGTGACGGTGCAGGCCCAGGTCGTCGACCTGCTCAACGACCTGCGCGAGAAGCTCGGCTTCTCGATGGTGTTCGTGTCGCACGACCTGGCGCTCGTCGCGAAGGTCGCCCACCGGATCACCGTGATGTACGCGGGGCAGGTGGTCGAACAGGCCACCACGAGCGAACTGCTCACCAACCCCGTCCACGAGTACACGCGGGGCCTGCTCGGCGCCGTGCTGTCCATCGAGGAGGGCAAGGGGCGACTGCACCAGGTTCCCGGTGTGGTGCCCTCCCCGCGCGAGTTCGTGCCGGGCGACCGGTTCGCGCCGCGCTCCTCGCACCCCGGGATCGGCCGGACCGAGAAGCCGACCCTGCGGCCGGTCGACGGCGTCGACCACGTCTACGCGCGCACCGACGAATTGGTGGCAGCGCTCGCGAAGGAGAACGACCGATGA
- a CDS encoding ROK family protein: protein MTSAIGVDLGGTKTAAALVSDDGTIEARLTAPTPSAVGPEAVLDTVATLVRGLWRGDVAGVGIGTAGVVDATRGSIISATDTFAGWVGTDLVAGLRARLPEHGAFPVEVRNDVDAHALGEFWLGAGRGRDSMLMVAVGTGVGGAVIVDSRLRTGAHHVAGEIGHMPVPGAEGLRCACGRPGHLEAVAAGPAIERAYERLAGERASGREIVALAEAGDPPALTVVRASATALARAICGLATVLDPGCVVVGGGVALAGDVWWGPLLETCRAELIDALAHLDILPAALGQDAAVLGAARTIFDTREAAHE from the coding sequence ATGACCTCAGCCATCGGCGTCGACCTCGGCGGCACCAAGACGGCCGCGGCCCTCGTCTCGGACGACGGGACCATCGAGGCCCGGCTGACCGCGCCCACGCCGTCGGCCGTCGGCCCCGAGGCGGTGCTCGACACCGTGGCGACGCTGGTGCGCGGGCTGTGGCGGGGCGACGTCGCGGGCGTCGGCATCGGCACGGCCGGGGTGGTCGACGCCACGCGCGGGTCGATCATCTCGGCGACCGACACCTTCGCGGGCTGGGTCGGCACCGACCTGGTCGCGGGCCTACGGGCCCGACTGCCGGAGCACGGAGCCTTCCCCGTCGAGGTCCGCAACGACGTCGACGCGCACGCGCTCGGCGAGTTCTGGCTCGGCGCGGGCCGCGGCCGCGACTCCATGCTGATGGTCGCCGTCGGCACCGGGGTCGGCGGCGCCGTCATCGTCGACTCCCGGCTCCGCACCGGCGCCCACCACGTCGCGGGCGAGATCGGCCACATGCCCGTCCCCGGCGCGGAGGGGTTGCGCTGCGCCTGCGGCAGGCCTGGGCACCTCGAGGCCGTCGCGGCGGGCCCCGCCATCGAGCGGGCCTACGAACGCCTCGCGGGGGAGCGGGCCTCCGGACGCGAGATCGTGGCGCTGGCCGAGGCGGGCGACCCGCCTGCCCTGACCGTCGTCCGCGCCTCGGCGACGGCGCTGGCGCGGGCGATCTGCGGCCTCGCGACCGTCCTCGACCCCGGCTGCGTCGTGGTCGGCGGCGGCGTCGCCCTTGCGGGGGACGTGTGGTGGGGGCCGCTCCTGGAGACCTGCCGCGCCGAACTGATCGATGCCCTCGCCCACCTCGACATCCTTCCCGCGGCGCTCGGCCAGGACGCGGCCGTCCTCGGCGCAGCGCGCACCATCTTCGACACCCGAGAGGCAGCACATGAGTGA
- a CDS encoding dihydrodipicolinate synthase family protein, translated as MTEFRGIVPPVVTPMRPDGSLDLEGLDRVVDHLIDGGMHGLFILGSCGQVAYLTDAERDAVVTRVVERVAGRVPVQVGTPDFTARRMSTSARRAQDLGADAVVVSAPVYALNDEAEIARHLRIVAESVDIPVFAYDVPVRVHTKLGRDLLINLGREGVLRGVKDSSGDDVAFRRLVAANAQAGHPLQLLTGHEVMVDGMLLLGADGAVPGLANVDPVGYRRLWDAAQAGDWAAARAEQDRLAELFEIVFVPAGRSGDAGGIGAFKAAMASLGIIDSAAMPSPLEGLTGADVEQIDAILEGVGLKG; from the coding sequence ATGACCGAATTCAGAGGCATCGTGCCCCCCGTCGTCACGCCCATGCGACCGGACGGGTCGCTCGACCTTGAGGGCCTTGACCGCGTCGTCGACCACCTGATCGACGGCGGGATGCACGGCCTGTTCATCCTGGGATCGTGCGGACAGGTCGCCTACCTGACCGACGCCGAGCGCGACGCCGTCGTCACCCGCGTCGTGGAGCGGGTCGCCGGGCGGGTCCCCGTCCAGGTCGGCACCCCCGACTTCACCGCCCGCCGGATGTCGACCAGCGCCCGCCGCGCCCAGGACCTCGGGGCGGACGCAGTCGTGGTCTCGGCCCCCGTCTACGCGCTGAATGACGAGGCCGAGATCGCGCGACACCTGCGCATCGTCGCCGAGTCGGTCGACATCCCAGTGTTCGCCTACGACGTCCCCGTCCGGGTGCACACCAAGCTCGGCAGGGACCTGCTGATCAACCTGGGCCGCGAGGGGGTGCTGCGCGGCGTCAAGGACTCCTCGGGCGACGACGTGGCGTTCCGCCGACTGGTGGCCGCCAACGCCCAGGCAGGGCACCCCTTGCAGTTGCTGACCGGCCATGAGGTGATGGTCGACGGGATGCTGCTGCTCGGCGCCGACGGTGCAGTGCCTGGCCTCGCCAACGTCGACCCGGTCGGCTACCGCAGGCTGTGGGACGCCGCGCAGGCAGGCGACTGGGCCGCCGCCAGGGCCGAGCAGGACCGCCTCGCGGAACTTTTCGAGATCGTCTTCGTGCCCGCGGGCCGCTCCGGCGACGCGGGCGGGATCGGCGCATTCAAGGCGGCCATGGCGAGCCTCGGCATCATCGATTCCGCGGCGATGCCTTCCCCGCTCGAGGGGCTGACCGGAGCCGACGTCGAGCAGATCGACGCGATCCTCGAAGGGGTGGGACTCAAGGGATGA